From the Peromyscus leucopus breed LL Stock chromosome 8b, UCI_PerLeu_2.1, whole genome shotgun sequence genome, one window contains:
- the Rnf145 gene encoding RING finger protein 145 isoform X1 — translation MAAKEKLEAVLNVALRVPSIMLLDVLYRWDVSSFFQQIQRSSLNNNPLFQYKYLALNMHYVGYVLSVVLLTLPRQHLVQLYLYFLTALLLYAGHQISRDYVRSELESAYEGPMYLEPLSLNRFTTALIGQLVVCTLCSCVMKTKQIWLFSAHMLPLLARLCLVPLETIVIINKFAMIFTGLEVLYFLGSNLLVPYNLAKSAYRELVQVVEVYGLLALGMSLWNQLVVPVLFMVFWLVLFALQIYSYFSTRDQPASRERLLFLFLTSIAECCSTPYSLLGLVFTVSFVALGVLTLCKFYLQGYRAFMNDPAMNRGMTEGVTLLILAVQTGLIELQVVHRAFLLSIILFIVVASILQSMLEIADPIVLALGASRDKSLWKHFRAVSLCLFLLVFPAYMAYMICQFFHMDFWLLIIISSSILTSLQVLGTLFIYVLFMVEEFRKEPVENMDDVIYYVNGTYRLLEFLVALCVVAYGVSETIFGEWTVMGSMIIFIHSYYNVWLRAQLGWKSFLLRRDAVNKIKSLPIATKEQLEKHNDICAICYQDMKSAVITPCSHFFHAGCLKKWLYVQDTCPLCHCHLKNSSQLPGLGTEPAPQPPAGAEQNIVLQEGPEPPDHERPPGTGTREGSGDSSEHVSRSSVSQEGAVEPREEPQSAKGDMCPVESA, via the exons GTTACGTCTTAAGTGTTGTGCTACTCACCTTGCCCAGGCAGCATTTGGTTcagctttatttatattttttgactGCCCTGCTCCTCTATGCCGGACATCAGATATCCAG GGACTATGTCAGGAGTGAACTGGAGTCTGCCTATGAAGGACCAATGTATTTAGAACCTCTCTCCCTGAATCGCTTTACCACAGCCTTAATAG GTCAGCTAGTGGTGTGTACCTTATGCTCCTGTGTCATGAAGACGAAGCAGATCTGGCTCTTCTCGGCGCACATGCTTCCTCTGCTGGCACGCCTCTGCCTCGTCCCTCTGGAGACCATCGTCATCATCAACAAATTCGCTATGATTTTTACAGGGTTGGAAGTCCTGTATTTTCTCGGATCTAATCTCTTAGTACCATATAACCTCGCTAAGTCTGCATACAGGGAGTTAGTTCAG gTCGTGGAGGTGTACGGCCTCCTGGCCTTGGGAATGTCCCTGTGGAACCAGCTGGTCGTCCCTGTGCTCTTCATGGTCTTCTGGCTTGTTCTATTTGCTCTTCAGATCTACTCCTACTTCAGCACCCGCGATCAGCCCGCATCCCGAGAGAGGctgctcttccttttcctgaCAAG CATCGCGGAGTGCTGCAGTACACCCTACTCCCTTCTGGGCCTGGTCTTCACGGTGTCCTTTGTCGCCTTGGGTGTTCTGACACTCTGCAAGTTCTACCTGCAGGGATATCGCGCCTTCATGAACGACCCTGCCATGAATAG GGGGATGACAGAAGGAGTCACTCTGCTGATCCTGGCAGTGCAGACTGGCCTCATAGAACTTCAGGTGGTTCACCGTGCGTTCCTGCTCAGCATCATCCTCTTCATCGTCGTTGCCTCTATCCTGCAGTCCATGCTAGAGATAGCGGATCCCATTGTTCTGGCGCTGGGAGCATCTAGAGACAA GAGTTTGTGGAAACACTTCCGTGCTGTGAGCCTCTGCCTGTTCCTCCTCGTGTTCCCTGCATACATGGCCTACATGATCTGCCAGTTCTTTCACATGGACTTTTGGCTCCTCATCATCATCTCCAGCAGCATCCTGACCTCTCTGCAG GTTCTTGGAacactttttatttatgtcttattTATGGTTGAGGAATTCCGCAAAGAGCCCGTGGAAAACATGGATGATGTCATCTACTATGTGAATGGCACTTACCGCCTGCTGGAGTTTCTTGTGGCCCTTTGTGTGGTGGCCTACGGTGTCTCAGAGACCATCTTTGGAGAGTGGACCGTGATGGGCTCCATGATCATCTTCATCCATTCCTATTACAATGTGTGGCTTCGTGCCCAGCTAGGATGGAAGAGCTTCCTACTCCGCAGGGATGCTGTGAATAAGATTAAATCTCTCCCCATCGCTACGAAAGAGCAGCTGGAGAAGCACAATGATATCTGTGCCATCTGCTACCAG GACATGAAATCTGCTGTGATCACGCCTTGCAGTCACTTCTTCCATGCAGGATGTCTTAAGAAATGGCTCTATGTCCAGGATACCTGCCCTCTGTGTCACTGCCACCTCAAAAACTCCTCCCAGCTTCCCGGATTGGGGACAGAACCGGCTCCACAGCCTCCTGCAGGGGCTGAGCAGAACATTGTACTTCAGGAAGGCCCTGAACCCCCTGACCACGAGCGTCCGCCGGGGACCGGCACGCGGGAAGGTTCTGGGGACAGTAGTGAGCACGTCAGCAGGAGCTCGGTCAGCCAGGAAGGGGCTGTGGAGCCTAGAGAGGAGCCTCAGAGTGCAAAAGGTGACATGTGCCCTGTTGAGTCTGCCTAG